acatttcttttgttattttccgaaataaaaaaatttgcgtTACACGAAATATAGCAGTAATAACTGTGGGGATTGGCTTAACAAAGCCATTGCCAAGAATGTGAGTTTCtgttcttaattaattaaagaaatgtATGCTTAAATCTATATCTCTTTCTTATTTCTCATGAAACATTGCTCGACAGCGTAAATTAATGCCATTCCCACCCACTTTCTCCCTTCCCACAAGTAGAAAAGATGAACAAATGAAGGCCATCTACCCCtcatatttcaaaattcctCTATACATTTACGGGAATATAATATCCCcaccaaaatttcaaaactcaaaacttcaatacagtaaaaataaaaatatatatatataacgttGATTGATGTATATAATGTCACATCGAAACTTtcgtttaaatatttttgtacaaaacaaaaaaatactaATGAATCTCATTTAAAAAAGCACAGGTAGCATAGAATCACCCGTATAGCATTCCAAGTACGGATATAAATGAATCTTTCATTTCTACCTACGAATTCATTTTCTGACAAAAACAATGACCGCATTCAATGAGATATCAGGATATGGGTTGGAGTAGTGGTAATAATTATTGAACATAGGCaatgaccaaacaactttgcagaGACAGCACAAATCTGACCATGCATATATGTATAATTGATTTCATTTCTCAACAGCATACATACATTGCCCTTGCACATCTCTCATTCCCTCCAATTAACTTCTTGCAGTTCCCTCAAACAGAAAAAGAAGACATGGATCTTCTTCACCTTTTTTTCTGCTCTCTCCCTCTGCTACCTCTCTTCTACATGTTATACAAAAATCTTGATAAAAAACTGCACCAAAACTGCTACATTTTGGACTACGAGTGCTACATGCCGACAGATGACAGGAAGCTGAGCACGAAATTTTCCGGCGAGGTGATCATGAGAAACAAAAACCTCGGCCTCGACGAGTACAAGTTCCTCTTAAACGCCATTgtgaattctggcatcggcgAGGAAACTTATGCCCCGAGGATGGTTTTCGAAGGCCGGGAGGCATGTCCGACTGTACATGATGGGATCGTTGAAGCGGATGAGTTTTTCCACGACAGCATCGACAAACTTATGAAGAGAACAAATTTCTCTCTTTCAGAAATCGACGTACTTGTAGTAAACATATCCATGTTCGCCACGGTCCCATCTTTATCTTCTAGGATTATAAATTATTACAACATGAGAGAAGACATCAAGgtttataatttttctgggatgGGATGCAGCGCCAGCTTGGTGTCCATAAATGTTGTcgaaaaaattttcaaaaccaGGAAAAATACTCTTGCCCTTGTTTTAACCTCCGAGTCTTTGAGCTCGAATTGGTACAACGGAAACGAGAGGTCCATGATTCTAGCTAATTGCCTGTTTAGAACAGGTGGTTGTGCGATGATCTTGACGAACAAAAATTCATTGAAGCACAGGGCCATGTTCAAGCTCAAATCTTTAGTAAGAACCCATCATGGAGGAAACGATGAATCCTTCAACTGCTGCGTCCAAAAAGAGGACGATAAAGGGTTCGTTGGCTTCTATTTGGGCAAGAATCTCCCTTCAGCCGCCACTCGGGCATTCATAGAGAACTTACAAAACATAGCTCCCAAAATCTTGCCCCTGCGGGAGCTCATTCGCTTCACTTTGCTGCAATATGCCACCAAAATGCAACAAAAATGGAGCAAATATGCGTCGTCCACAAGGCCGGAGATCAATTTCAAGACGGGGGTCGACCATTTCTGCTTACACACAGGCGGAAAAGCAGTAATCGACGCCATCCGACAGAGTCTGAATCTAAGTGAGTTTGACGTCGAGCCGGCGAGGATGACACTGCATCGGTTCGGGAATACGTCGGCGAGTAGTCTGTGGTATGTTTTAGCTTACATGGACGCGAAGAAGAGGTTGAAGAAAGGTGACAGGGTTTTCATGGTAAGTTTTGGTGCAGGTTTTAAATGCAACAGCTGCCTCTGGGAAGTCATGAGAGATTTGGAAGGCAAAAACGTGTGGGAAAATTTCATCCATAATTACCCAACAAAGAACTTGAACAATCCCTTCTTGGAGAAGTTTGGATGGCTTCGAAATGCAGATGCTGATACAGTTTCACTCAAGGATTATCAGATACCAGATTGAAATTTTTATCTATcagatttttttatgtttattaatgAGTG
This sequence is a window from Primulina huaijiensis isolate GDHJ02 chromosome 13, ASM1229523v2, whole genome shotgun sequence. Protein-coding genes within it:
- the LOC140991746 gene encoding 3-ketoacyl-CoA synthase 12-like, with the protein product MHICIIDFISQQHTYIALAHLSFPPINFLQFPQTEKEDMDLLHLFFCSLPLLPLFYMLYKNLDKKLHQNCYILDYECYMPTDDRKLSTKFSGEVIMRNKNLGLDEYKFLLNAIVNSGIGEETYAPRMVFEGREACPTVHDGIVEADEFFHDSIDKLMKRTNFSLSEIDVLVVNISMFATVPSLSSRIINYYNMREDIKVYNFSGMGCSASLVSINVVEKIFKTRKNTLALVLTSESLSSNWYNGNERSMILANCLFRTGGCAMILTNKNSLKHRAMFKLKSLVRTHHGGNDESFNCCVQKEDDKGFVGFYLGKNLPSAATRAFIENLQNIAPKILPLRELIRFTLLQYATKMQQKWSKYASSTRPEINFKTGVDHFCLHTGGKAVIDAIRQSLNLSEFDVEPARMTLHRFGNTSASSLWYVLAYMDAKKRLKKGDRVFMVSFGAGFKCNSCLWEVMRDLEGKNVWENFIHNYPTKNLNNPFLEKFGWLRNADADTVSLKDYQIPD